In Pelomonas sp. SE-A7, one genomic interval encodes:
- a CDS encoding PQQ-binding-like beta-propeller repeat protein: MTVRHGTLSALALAALLSGCAVVDWVMPKKGLPQETFTATLTGKTAWSTKVDSIKFPLNVVVVGDRLVVADSDGVLQALNPANGQSIWRGDIKGKPSAAVGSDGRFAAAVTEDNELVVLDAGKKVWTKVLTTPVKTAPLVAGERVFVLTVDRQVMAFDVLDGRKLWEMRRPGEPLTLNQSGVVSSYKDTLVVGQGPRLAGVDPLRGTLRWEAVVGSPRGTNEVERLADLVGPLGRSGEMLCARAFQLAVGCINAERGVQVWSRNNAGTVGVSAEGDLVLGADSVDRITAWKLSNGESAWSADQLQGRKLSAPLLTGKLAVFGDSEGFVHFLSRETGKTQLRLATDGSAVVAAPQAVAGLIVVVTAKGGVFGLKVD; encoded by the coding sequence GTCCGGCTGCGCCGTGGTCGACTGGGTGATGCCCAAGAAGGGCCTGCCACAGGAGACCTTCACGGCCACGCTGACCGGCAAGACCGCCTGGTCGACCAAGGTCGATAGCATCAAGTTCCCGCTGAATGTCGTTGTCGTAGGCGACCGCCTGGTCGTGGCCGACAGCGACGGCGTGCTGCAGGCGCTGAACCCGGCCAACGGCCAGTCGATCTGGCGTGGCGACATCAAGGGCAAGCCCTCGGCCGCCGTGGGCAGCGACGGTCGCTTTGCCGCTGCCGTCACCGAAGACAACGAGCTGGTCGTGCTGGATGCCGGCAAGAAGGTCTGGACCAAGGTACTGACCACGCCGGTCAAGACCGCGCCCCTGGTGGCCGGCGAGCGCGTGTTCGTGCTGACCGTGGATCGCCAAGTCATGGCCTTCGACGTGCTCGATGGCCGCAAGCTTTGGGAAATGCGCCGTCCGGGCGAGCCGCTGACGCTGAACCAGTCTGGCGTGGTGTCTTCGTACAAGGACACGCTGGTGGTGGGGCAGGGCCCGCGCCTGGCGGGCGTCGATCCGCTGCGCGGCACCCTGCGCTGGGAAGCGGTCGTCGGCAGCCCGCGCGGCACGAATGAAGTCGAACGCCTGGCCGACTTGGTCGGCCCCCTGGGGCGCAGCGGCGAAATGCTGTGCGCCCGTGCCTTCCAGCTGGCTGTGGGCTGCATCAACGCCGAGCGCGGTGTGCAGGTCTGGAGCCGCAACAACGCCGGCACGGTGGGCGTTTCGGCCGAAGGCGACCTGGTGCTCGGCGCCGACAGCGTCGACCGCATCACGGCCTGGAAGCTGTCCAACGGCGAGTCCGCCTGGTCGGCCGATCAGCTGCAGGGCCGCAAGCTCAGCGCTCCGCTGCTGACCGGCAAGCTGGCCGTGTTTGGCGACAGCGAGGGATTCGTCCACTTCCTGTCGCGCGAGACCGGCAAGACCCAGCTGCGCCTGGCGACCGACGGTTCGGCCGTGGTCGCGGCGCCGCAGGCCGTGGCCGGCCTGATCGTGGTGGTGACCGCCAAGGGCGGCGTGTTCGGCCTCAAGGTCGACTGA